The Podospora bellae-mahoneyi strain CBS 112042 chromosome 7, whole genome shotgun sequence genome includes a window with the following:
- the MET6 gene encoding methionine-synthesizing 5-methyltetrahydropteroyltriglutamate--homocysteine methyltransferase (COG:E; EggNog:ENOG503NW49; BUSCO:EOG09260LBU), giving the protein MVQSSVLGFPRMGVLRDLKKANEAYWADKISQEALLEEGKRLRLAHWKIQKDAGVDIIPSNDFAHYDHVLDHIQFFNAVPERYTKQKLSPLDEYFAMGRGHQKGGVDVPALEMVKWFDSNYHYVKPTLQDNQTFSLAENPKPVREFLEAKEAGIITRPVLVGPVSFLALGKADRGSSVNPISLLDKLVPVYVELLKALKAAGAENVQIDEPTLVFDLAPEVKAAFKPAYEAFAAAGDAIPSLVVATYFGDIVHNFDVLPAFSAAKGIHVDLVRNPEQLEPVIKQLGPSQILSAGVVDGRNIWKNDFAKSLDLLQTAIKALGEDRVIVATSSSLLHTPHTLASEKKLPTDVYEWFSFASEKVKEVAILAKAVTNPEAVRAELDANAAAIKARAESTRTNDPKVKERQAAVTPEQHNRKSGFDTRYAQQKKHLSLPLFPTTTIGSFPQTSEIRVQRNKFTKGEISAEEYDNFIKKEIDLAVSIQDELDLDVYVHGEPERNDMVQYFGERLNGYVFTTHAWVQSYGSRCVRPPIIVGDISRPAPMTVKESKYAASISKKPMKGMLTGPVTCLRWSFPRVDVHQSVQCQQLALALRDEVVDLEANGIYVIQVDEPALREGLPLRKGSERDAYLEWAVNSFKLATAGVEDSTQIHSHFCYSEFQDFFHAIAALDADVLSIENSKSDAKLLKVFIDEAYPRHIGPGVYDIHSPRVPAEEEFKQRIEEMLEFLRPEQLWINPDCGLKTRKWDEVKGALTHMVNAAKYFREKYANKA; this is encoded by the exons ATGGTTCAATCATCCGTGCTGGGTTTCCC CCGTATGGGCGTCCTTCGTGACCTCAAGAAGGCCAACGAGGCTTACTGGGCCGACAAGATCTCCCAGGAGGCTCTCCTCGAGGAGGGCAAGAGACTCCGTCTCGCCCACTGGAAGATCCAGAAGGATGCCGGtgtcgacatcatcccctccaacGACTTCGCTCACTATGATCACGTCCTTGACCACATCCAGTTCTTCAAT GCCGTTCCCGAACGCTACACCAAGCAGAAGCTCTCCCCTCTCGATGAGTACTTCGCCATGGGCCGTGGCCACCAGAAGGGCGGTGTCGATGTCCCCGCCCTCGAGATGGTCAAGTGGTTTGACTCCAACTACCACTACGTCAAGCCTACCCTCCAGGACAACCAGACCTTCTCCCTTGCCGAGAACCCCAAGCCCGTCCGCGAGTTCCTCGAGGCTAAGGAGGctggcatcatcaccagacCCGTCCTTGTCGGCCCCGTCTCTTTCCTTGCCCTCGGCAAGGCTGACCGTGGCTCTTCCGTCAATCCCATCTCTCTCCTTGACAAGCTCGTCCCCGTCTACGTCGAGCTCCTGAAGGCCCTCAAggccgccggcgccgagaACGTCCAGATTGACGAGCCCACCCTCGTCTTCGATCTTGCCCCTGAGGTCAAGGCTGCTTTCAAGCCCGCCTATGAGGCTTTCGccgctgctggtgatgccatcccctccctcgtcgtTGCCACCTACTTCGGTGACATCGTCCACAACTTTGACGTCCTCCCCGCTTTCTCTGCCGCCAAGGGTATCCACGTCGACCTTGTCCGCAACCCCGAGCAGCTCGAGCCTGTGATCAAGCAGCTCGGCCCCTCTCAGATCCTCTCTGCCGGTGTCGTTGACGGCAGAAACATCTGGAAGAACGACTTCGCCAAGTcgctcgacctcctccagACCGCCATCAAGGCCCTCGGCGAGGACCGTGTCATCGTTGCCACCTCCAGCTCTCTCCTCCATACCCCCCATACCCTCGCCAGCGAGAAGAAGCTCCCCACTGATGTCTATGAGTGGTTCTCTTTCGCTTccgagaaggtcaaggaggttgCCATCCTTGCCAAGGCTgtcaccaaccccgaggCTGTCCGCGCTGAGCTCGAtgccaacgccgccgccatcaaggctCGTGCCGAGTCCACCCGCACCAACGAccccaaggtcaaggagcgCCAGGCTGCCGTCACCCCTGAGCAGCACAACCGCAAGTCCGGTTTCGACACCCGCTATGCTCAGCAGAAGAAGCACCTCAGccttcccctcttccccaccaccaccattggtTCCTTCCCCCAGACCAGCGAGATTCGCGTCCAGCGCAACAAGTTCACCAAGGGTGAGATCTCCGCCGAGGAGTACGATAActtcatcaagaaggagattgacCTCGCCGTCTCCATCCAAGACGAGCTTGACCTCGATGTCTATGTCCACGGTGAGCCCGAGCGCAACGACATGGTCCAGTACTTCGGTGAGCGCCTCAACGGCTACGTCTTCACCACCCACGCCTGGGTCCAGTCTTATGGCTCTCGTTGCGTCCGTCCCCCTATCATCGTTGGTGACATCTCTCGCCCGGCTCCCATGACCGTCAAGGAGTCCAAGTATgccgcctccatctccaagaaGCCCATGAAGGGCATGCTTACTGGCCCCGTCACCTGCTTGCGGTGGTCTTTCCCCCGTGTCGATGTCCACCAGTCCGTTCAGTGCCAGCAACTTGCTCTGGCCCTCCgtgacgaggttgtcgatCTCGAGGCCAACGGCATCTACGTCATCCAGGTCGATGAGCCTGCCCTCCGTGAGGGTCTTCCCCTCCGCAAGGGCTCTGAGCGTGACGCCTACCTCGAGTGGGCCGTCAACAGCTTCAAGCTCGCCACCGCCGGTGTTGAGGACTCTACCCAGATCCACTCTCACTTCTGCTACTCCGAGTTCCAGGACTTCTTCCACGCCATCGCTGCCCTCGATGCCGATGTCCTCTCCATTGAGAACTCCAAGTCGGAtgccaagctcctcaaggtCTTCATTGACGAGGCCTATCCCCGCCACATCGGCCCGGGTGTCTACGACATCCACTCCCCCCGTGTTCCCGCCGAGGAAGAGTTCAAGCAGCGCATTGAGGAGATGCTCGAGTTCCTCCGCCCCGAGCAGCTCTGGATCAACCCCGACTGCGGTCTCAAGACCCGCAAGTGGGACGAGGTCAAGGGTGCCCTCACCCACATGGTCAACGCTGCCAAGTACTTCCGTGAGAAGTACGCCAACAAGGCTTAA